In Citrus sinensis cultivar Valencia sweet orange chromosome 4, DVS_A1.0, whole genome shotgun sequence, one DNA window encodes the following:
- the LOC112498957 gene encoding heavy metal-associated isoprenylated plant protein 36: MDGLHSVKYDTAKEMLKVSGSIDPEILIQKFDKWGRKAELYSFDKDSLHIDNGKGKNCCSSKRKTHGVKIKDFDSSSDSSDDCDEENCDSHAPKKVGKNISWQHPCLMKSSPKEENPMNKQSAKKSKKFFGGWFGKKDKAAKASGNKNTEGIASVKSPAASKWHFPRPSMPAYGVPGPFGYPPPPYGDRRLYHGNQYPPMMFARPMRPYYGYGLMPPPPYGLYQPRPPPRMNPMIHYTSYSDNYYP; encoded by the exons ATGGATG GACTTCATTCTGTCAAATATGATACAGCAAAAGAGATGCTAAAAGTTTCAGGCAGCATAGACCCAGAGatattaatacaaaaattcGATAAGTGGGGCAGAAAGGCCGAGCTTTATTCATTTGACAAAGACTCCCTGCATATTGATAATGGAAAAGGCAAGAATTGTTGTTCAAGCAAAAGGAAAACTCATGGtgtcaaaattaaagattttgatTCTTCTTCTGATTCCAGTGATGATTGTGATGAAGAAAACTGTGATTCCCATGCACCAAAGAAAGTCGGTAAAAACATTAGCTGGCAGCATCCGTGTCTTATGAAAAGCTCACCAAAAGAAGAGAATCCCATGAACAAGCAAAGTGCAAAAAAGagtaagaaattttttggTGGTTGGTTTGGAAAGAAGGATAAAGCAGCCAAGGCTTCAGGTAACAAGAACACCGAGGGAATTGCGTCGGTGAAGTCTCCGGCAGCCAGTAAATGGCATTTTCCGAGGCCGTCTATGCCAGCATATGGTGTACCGGGGCCATTTGGCTATCCTCCTCCTCCTTATGGTGATCGGAGACTATATCATGGGAATCAGTACCCACCCATGATGTTTGCAAGGCCAATGCGTCCATATTATGGTTATGGGTTGATGCCTCCTCCCCCGTATGGTCTTTACCAGCCAAGGCCTCCGCCTAGAATGAATCCAATGATCCACTACACCAGCTATAGTGATAATTATTATCCTTGA
- the LOC102614746 gene encoding uncharacterized protein LOC102614746, with translation MEEEAANAANSNSNYDTLWSSETNWTVADGFLADSITFESLSISDDNDDHQNTDSNPTLKSPLILRPPSPDSSPCEITITFAQKYEVRQVYVRSTARIYEIYYAPDLGSSNEYLCTVRCGVATRGEEVLCAPSLEEAVAHLKGANKETDENKSKSDSSLNTNEDGWVEVQALDSPQLDNGNSLPPSSGNVKHGERLQDFYEATAEINDAEPCMSITLRMLSLQNKGCIFVDEIYVLGDPIEPSDPENRVGQMENSAGSSLMAMFMPALVQLSKSRTAGQVLGNHTFDSKEKQKSQELDSKETDSISVANSIQKGGDSGSGDKQEEKSHEPVKATSIPAHMEMPAQVSDTVCKHDSPSSHVDKVLDQLVSRVSRIEDFILRFEERMLKPINSIDARLQRVEQQLEELTKKPQNYGLQCTRISAPEFSWHESDDNFFDNNENSVVESDLKGYTVSIPADDVADSSNNSQSHSSLILTDSVSSNAGDEEENNVLETTGSANDKPKLAMSVDEALASALAGFLSSVSTEPHKYIQALAIKAPDFSVEEDNTSGKRSSPEVEGRRATDPPICFNAVDITECTNESLSTSSNSESEMKATKSVDDHHSEKAGGGGKDESLEWIIHSVVAVSRPEVATEDKKNIEVSDRVNHISDDACETGNQLLESQSDDGSEGAVLNSESSINEEVVKDQSDKDVLRDLQFSCAASVLDFEIPILDVKFVSEETSNVKSPFEALLDDVPETNVEAPYAKEDDDSSESFQQDNLISVDDTELTSPANGNHLSMDMNYCSLDDMPLYAGGGNLHDYYISNKKEAYASSLI, from the exons TTACTTTTGCCCAAAAATACGAGGTGCGGCAGGTATATGTCCGGAGCACCGCTCGAATATATGAGATATACTATGCACCTGATCTTGGTAGTAGCAATGAGTATCTATGCACTGTTCGGTGTGGTGTTGCTACTAGAGGGGAAGAAGTGCTTTGCGCCCCCAGTTTGGAAGAAGCTGTCGCGCATTTGAAGGGAGCTAATAAGGAAACTgatgaaaacaaaagcaaaagtgaCAGTAGTTTAAACACCAATGAAGATGGCTGGGTTGAAGTGCAAGCTCTTGATTCTCCTCAACTCGATAATGGAAACAGTCTTCCTCCATCAAGTGGTAATGTAAAGCATGGAGAGAGGCTGCAG GACTTTTATGAGGCTACAGCAGAGATCAATGATGCAGAACCTTGCATGTCCATTACTCTCAGGATGCTTTCTCTTCAGAACAAAGGATGCATATTTGTTGATGAAATATATGTGCTGGGTGATCCCATTGAGCCTTCAGATCCAGAGAACAGAGTGGGTCAGATGGAAAACTCTGCAGGCAGTTCTCTGATGGCCATGTTTATGCCTGCTCTTGTGCAGTTATCTAAATCGAGAACTGCAGGTCAAGTGCTAGGTAATCACACTTTTGATAGCAAAGAAAAACAGAAGTCCCAAGAACTTGACTCAAAAGAAACTGATTCAATCAGTGTTGCTAACAGTATCCAGAAGGGAGGAGATTCTGGCTCAGGTGATAAGCAGGAAGAGAAGTCACATGAACCAGTGAAGGCTACAAGCATACCAGCTCATATGGAGATGCCTGCACAAGTTTCAGATACAGTATGCAAGCATGATTCACCAAGCAGTCATGTTGATAAAGTCCTGGACCAGCTTGTTTCTCGAGTGAGCAGAATAGAAGATTTCATTTTGAGGTTTGAAGAACGAATGCTAAAGCCCATAAATAGCATTGATGCAAGGCTCCAGAGAGTGGAACAGCAACTTGAAGAACTCACCAAGAAACCCCAGAATTATGGATTACAGTGCACAAGAATTTCTGCTCCGGAATTTTCTTGGCATGAATCAGATGATAACTTCTTTGATAACAATGAAAATAGTGTGGTTGAATCAGATTTGAAGGGTTATACCGTATCAATTCCTGCTGATGATGTGGCTGACTCATCAAACAATAGTCAGTCTCACTCAAGTCTCATACTTACTGATTCTGTTTCTTCAAATGCTGGGGATGAGGAAGAAAATAACGTTCTGGAAACAACAGGTTCTGCAAATGATAAACCAAAACTTGCTATGTCAGTTGATGAAGCTTTAGCATCGGCACTTGCCGGATTCTTGTCTTCAGTTTCGACCGAGCCTCACAAATATATCCAAGCTCTCGCAATTAAAGCCCCCGATTTTTCAGTTGAAGAGGATAATACAAGTGGCAAAAGATCTTCACCTGAAGTTGAAGGTAGAAGAGCTACTGATCCCCCTATCTGTTTCAATGCAGTGGATATCACTGAATGCACAAATGAGTCACTATCAACTTCCTCAAATTCAGAGAGTGAAATGAAAGCAACAAAATCTGTTGATGATCACCACTCTGAGAAAGCAGGTGGAGGAGGAAAAGATGAGTCTCTGGAATGGATCATCCACTCAGTGGTTGCTGTGTCTAGACCCGAGGTGGCAACTgaggacaaaaaaaatattgaagttaGTGACAGAGTGAACCACATTTCTGATGATGCATGTGAGACTGGGAACCAGCTTCTTGAAAGTCAGTCCGATGATGGCTCTGAAGGAGCTGTTCTGAACTCTGAATCTAGCATTAATGAAGAAGTTGTGAAAGACCAATCCGACAAAGATGTTCTGCGTGATCTTCAATTTTCATGTGCTGCTTCtgttttggattttgaaatTCCAATTCTGGACGTGAAATTTGTTTCTGAGGAAACCTCCAATGTGAAGTCACCCTTTGAAGCCCTTTTAGATGACGTACCAGAGACAAATGTTGAAGCTCCATATGCTAAGGAAGATGATGATAGTTCTGAAAGTTTCCAGCAAGATAACTTGATTTCGGTGGATGATACAGAATTGACTAGTCCTGCAAATGGTAACCATCTCTCTATGGATATGAACTACTGCAGTTTAGATGATATGCCTTTGTATGCGGGAGGTGGGAATCTGCACGATTATTATATCTCCAACAAGAAGGAAGCATATGCTTCAAGTCTCATATAA